The Canis lupus dingo isolate Sandy chromosome 4, ASM325472v2, whole genome shotgun sequence genome contains a region encoding:
- the LOC112651635 gene encoding LOW QUALITY PROTEIN: 60S ribosomal protein L7a-like (The sequence of the model RefSeq protein was modified relative to this genomic sequence to represent the inferred CDS: substituted 1 base at 1 genomic stop codon), which yields MVKKQEAKKVVNPLFEKRPKNFGIQQDIQPKRDLTHFVKWPSYIRLQRQRAILYKRLKVPPAINQSTQALDHQTVMQLLKLAYKYRPETRQEKKQKLLALEKKKAAGKGCVPTKRPPVLXAGANSVTTLVENKKAQLVVIAHDVNSIELVVFLPTLCHKMGVPYCIIKGKARLGHQVHRKTCTTVAFTQVNSEDKRALAKLVETIRTNYNDRYDEIHRHWGGNVLGPKSVAPIAKLEKAKAQELATKLGYMDAVEFSVCKNDPVFPRRKHLIQNTANYPQGNIVVSCHPEGNAPIVDHVTLKMMMC from the exons ATGGTGAAGAAGCAGGAGGCCAAGAAGGTGGTCAATCCCCTGTTCGAGAAAAGGCCTAAGAACTTTGGCATCCAACAGGACATCCAGCCCAAGAGGGACCTCACCCACTTTGTCAAGTGGCCAAGCTACATCCGGCTGCAGCGGCAGAGGGCCATCCTGTATAAACGTCTCAAAGTGCCTCCTGCCATTAACCAGTCCACCCAGGCCTTGGACCACCAAACAGTTATGCAACTGCTTAAGCTGGCCTACAAGTACAGACCAGAGACAAGgcaagagaagaagcagaagctGCTGGCCCTGGAGAAGAAGAAAGCTGCGGGCAAAGGGTGTGTCCCCACTAAGAGGCCACCTGTCCTTTGAGCTGGGGCTAACAGTGTCACCACCTTGGTGGAAAACAAGAAGGCTCAGCTGGTAGTGATAGCCCATGATGTGAATTCCATTGAGCTGGTTGTCTTCCTGCCTACCCTGTGTCATAAGATGGGGGTTCCCTACTGCATTATCAAGGGGAAGGCCAGGCTGGGGCATCAGGTCCACAGGAAGACCTGCACCACTGTTGCCTTCACACAGGTTAACTCGGAAGACAAGAGAGCTCTGGCTAAGCTGGTAGAAACCATCAGGACCAATTATAATGACAGATACGATGAGATCCACCGCCACTGGGGAGGCAACGTCCTGGGTCCCAAGTCAGTGGCTCCCATCGCcaagctggaaaaagcaaaggcTCAAGAACTAGCTACCAAGCTGGGCTACATGGATGCTGTTGAATTTTCTGTatgtaaaa ATGACCCCGTATTCCCAAGAAGAAAGCATTTGATTCAGAACACGGCCAACTACCCTCAGGGAAACATCGTGGTGAGCTGTCATCCTGAGGGCAATGCACCTATAGTGGACCATGTTACTCTGAAGATGATGATGTGttaa